Proteins encoded by one window of Cyclobacteriaceae bacterium:
- a CDS encoding sodium:solute symporter, whose translation MELFTTIDWVVIILYFLAIAGIAAWTMKSKKDTAQEYFLAGRNVGWFVVGASILASNVGSEHVVGLSGTAAESGLVMGHYELHSWIVLLLGWVFIPFYIRSGVFTMPEFLERRYNSSARWFLSVVSLLSYVLTKVSVTVYAGAIVIATFMGFDFWTSALVLVILTGIYTVLGGMRAVVYTEALQAVLLIIGSLILTLIGLNELGGWDAMIASAPKEKLNMFPPLSHPDFPWAGILFASPIVGVWYWCTDQYIVQRCLTAKNETEARRGTIFAAYLKLFPFFIFLIPGLIATALAAQGKIELTSADSAFPTLVKTLLPTGLKGLIAGGLLAALMSSLASVFNSCSTLFTMDIYKKIKPETSEKNLVTVGRIATGVVVVLGILWIPVMSGISGVLYQYLQSVQSYLAPPIAAVFLLGLFYKRINAKGAMTVLVGGAIIGALRIFLELNKSSLSGFLYEFANLNFLYFCIALFVFSVVVLVGVSLLTEKPSEEQIKGLTFATTVAEDRAKTRASYNKTDIVLSLIVVVLIVMIFMYFSLLGVGG comes from the coding sequence ATGGAACTTTTTACAACAATCGACTGGGTAGTAATTATTCTGTACTTCCTGGCTATTGCAGGCATTGCGGCCTGGACGATGAAAAGCAAGAAGGACACTGCGCAGGAATATTTTCTGGCTGGCCGAAACGTAGGTTGGTTTGTGGTGGGTGCCTCTATATTGGCTTCCAATGTGGGCAGCGAACACGTGGTTGGCCTATCCGGAACAGCGGCTGAGAGTGGATTGGTAATGGGACACTATGAGCTTCACTCATGGATTGTGTTGCTGCTCGGCTGGGTGTTTATTCCATTCTACATCCGCAGCGGTGTGTTTACCATGCCCGAGTTTCTGGAACGCAGGTATAACTCTTCGGCCCGTTGGTTCTTGTCGGTTGTGTCGTTGCTCAGCTATGTGCTCACCAAAGTTTCAGTAACTGTGTATGCGGGGGCCATTGTAATTGCAACCTTCATGGGTTTCGATTTCTGGACCAGCGCGTTGGTGTTGGTAATTCTTACGGGTATTTATACGGTGTTGGGCGGTATGCGTGCAGTAGTGTACACCGAAGCCCTTCAAGCTGTATTGTTGATTATCGGTTCACTGATTTTAACACTCATCGGGCTTAATGAACTGGGTGGATGGGATGCGATGATTGCTTCAGCGCCCAAGGAAAAGCTCAACATGTTTCCGCCCTTGAGTCACCCTGATTTTCCGTGGGCCGGTATTTTGTTTGCCTCACCCATTGTGGGCGTGTGGTATTGGTGTACCGATCAATACATTGTGCAGCGTTGTCTTACGGCCAAGAATGAAACTGAAGCCAGACGTGGAACCATTTTCGCAGCGTACCTGAAATTGTTTCCGTTCTTCATCTTCCTCATTCCCGGACTGATTGCAACGGCTTTGGCAGCTCAAGGTAAAATTGAACTCACCAGTGCCGACAGCGCTTTCCCTACTTTGGTGAAGACATTGTTGCCTACTGGATTAAAGGGACTGATTGCGGGCGGATTGCTGGCCGCATTGATGAGTTCGCTGGCTTCTGTGTTTAACTCCTGCTCCACATTGTTCACCATGGACATCTACAAGAAAATAAAGCCGGAAACATCTGAGAAAAACCTGGTAACTGTAGGTCGTATTGCAACGGGTGTTGTGGTGGTGTTGGGTATTCTGTGGATACCGGTAATGAGTGGAATATCCGGTGTGTTGTATCAATATTTACAAAGTGTGCAGTCGTACCTGGCGCCACCGATTGCTGCGGTGTTTTTGTTAGGCTTGTTCTACAAACGCATTAACGCCAAGGGCGCCATGACGGTATTGGTTGGAGGGGCTATCATTGGTGCACTTCGTATATTCCTGGAGCTTAATAAGAGTTCCTTATCCGGATTTTTGTATGAGTTTGCCAACCTGAATTTCCTGTATTTCTGTATTGCATTGTTTGTGTTTTCTGTAGTGGTGTTGGTGGGCGTTAGCTTATTAACCGAGAAACCATCTGAAGAGCAAATTAAAGGATTGACGTTTGCAACAACTGTTGCAGAAGATCGTGCGAAAACAAGAGCGAGTTACAATAAAACCGATATTGTACTTTCGTTAATCGTGGTTGTATTGATCGTCATGATTTTCATGTATTTCTCACTGCTTGGCGTTGGAGGATAA